The following proteins are encoded in a genomic region of Nocardioides sp. cx-173:
- a CDS encoding TetR/AcrR family transcriptional regulator: MEESATLRERRRLETERRITACAQRLTNERGLDGFTMDELAEAAELSRRTLFNYFPSKIDAVLGKPPEIPPAVVATFLSGGPHGQLVEDLGELVRVILDDTEIDRERMEAGRQVVLANPRLILAVHERFEEITSDFVDMILAREGVGFGAERARLVIRLLVTIFDCCLPFTEIDPARSLPDDFTANLRAARELFA; this comes from the coding sequence GTGGAAGAAAGTGCAACGCTGCGGGAGAGGCGGCGCCTCGAGACCGAGCGCCGCATCACGGCGTGCGCGCAGCGGCTCACCAACGAGCGCGGCCTGGACGGCTTCACGATGGACGAGCTCGCGGAGGCCGCCGAGCTGTCGCGCCGGACCCTGTTCAACTACTTCCCCAGCAAGATCGACGCCGTGCTGGGCAAGCCGCCGGAGATCCCGCCGGCGGTCGTGGCGACCTTCCTCAGCGGGGGGCCGCACGGCCAGCTCGTCGAGGACCTGGGCGAGCTGGTCCGGGTGATTCTCGACGACACCGAGATCGATCGGGAGCGGATGGAGGCCGGCCGCCAGGTCGTCCTCGCCAACCCGCGGCTGATCCTCGCCGTCCACGAGCGTTTCGAGGAGATCACCTCGGACTTCGTCGACATGATCCTGGCCCGCGAGGGCGTCGGCTTCGGGGCCGAGCGCGCGCGGCTGGTCATCCGGCTGCTCGTGACGATCTTCGACTGCTGCCTTCCCTTCACCGAGATCGACCCCGCCCGCTCGCTGCCCGACGACTTCACCGCGAACCTGCGCGCGGCGCGCGAGCTCTTCGCCTGA